The following proteins are encoded in a genomic region of Maribacter hydrothermalis:
- a CDS encoding nucleoside deaminase → MTNNHEFFMRRAIEMAAKGMNSNAGGPFGAVVVKDGKIISEGHNKVTSTNDPTAHAEMVVIRDACKKLNDFQLTDCIIYTSCEPCPMCFGAIYWARPKAVYFGCDKADAKAIDFDDQFIYDELEVDMQDRQIHFKQMLQEEAVEVFNNWASKNDKTRY, encoded by the coding sequence ATGACAAATAATCACGAGTTTTTTATGCGAAGAGCTATTGAAATGGCTGCAAAAGGAATGAACTCAAATGCAGGCGGACCATTTGGTGCCGTAGTTGTAAAAGATGGAAAGATTATTTCCGAAGGTCATAACAAGGTAACCTCAACAAATGACCCTACTGCACATGCAGAAATGGTAGTTATTAGAGATGCCTGTAAAAAACTAAATGATTTTCAACTGACAGATTGTATTATTTATACCTCATGCGAACCGTGCCCTATGTGCTTTGGTGCTATTTATTGGGCACGGCCTAAGGCGGTATATTTCGGTTGCGATAAAGCAGATGCAAAAGCGATTGATTTCGATGACCAGTTTATTTATGACGAATTAGAAGTGGATATGCAAGACAGACAAATTCACTTTAAACAAATGCTACAAGAAGAAGCTGTTGAAGTTTTTAATAATTGGGCTTCTAAGAACGATAAGACAAGATATTAG
- a CDS encoding efflux RND transporter permease subunit, producing the protein MNLSTLSIKRPVLTIVMNLSIVLFGIIGYTYLGVREFPSIDPAQVSVRTNYSGANADIIESQITEPLEKAINSIDGIRNITSSSVQGSSSISIEFNLDKNLEDAANDVRDKVSQAVRSLPDDLDAPPVVSKSDADAQRILSMTVQSDGKNILELSDYAENVIAQRIETIPGVSSVQIWGQRRYAMRLWIDPLKLSSYGLTVADVQNALLAQNVELPSGKLTGDNTELTVKTIGNLNTEEQFNNIIIMADNERLVRLSDIGKATLEGENMETKMSDSGQPMVATAVIPQPGTNYLEIADAFYEEYEKLKKDLPEGFKLNVVIDDTIFVRRAVTEVAETLLISIVLVILVIFLFFRNWSMAMRPLIDIPVSLIATFFVMWLFGYSINVLTLLAIVLATGLVVDDGIVVTENIYKKVEEGMSPIEAAIKGSNEIFFAVISISVTLAAVFLPVIFLEGFVGRLFREFGVVLGAAVLISAFVSLSLTPMLNAYLIKPGKQKRSKFYQVTEKYFLKMNHSYAESLRVFMKRKWMSFPILIGCLGIIALFYILLPKETAPYDDRSFIRLSVDAPEGSSYEYMDRLMTDITELINDSIPEKKVSLVLTSPGFGSSSVNSGRANIALVDPSERERSQNEIANDLGVWAKAYVGGKSNVSERPTISVNRRGGPPIQFIIQAQNFKKLEESIPVFMAEAENDETFSFVDVNLKFNKPEIYVTIDREKAETLGVSVRDVAQTLQLSLSGQRFGYFLMNGKQYQVIGQFDKEDRDAPMDLTSIFVKNKDGLLIQLDNLVQTSEHSSPPQLYHNNRFMAATVFANLAPGKTINDGIEAMERIKEKVLDESFTTDLGGESRDFVESGSNTLFAFGLALLLIFLILAAQFESFIDPFIIILTVPMAVAGALFSLWLFGQSWNIFSQIGTIMLIGLVTKNGILIVEFANQLREQGLEKRDAILQASESRLRPILMTSLTIALGALPIALSLGAASTSRIGMGVVIIGGTMFSLMLTLFVIPALYMLWSREKVERPEFKALETY; encoded by the coding sequence ATGAATTTATCAACTTTAAGTATAAAACGTCCGGTTCTAACCATTGTAATGAACCTTTCCATAGTTCTTTTTGGTATAATTGGTTATACTTATTTAGGAGTACGGGAATTCCCTTCCATAGATCCAGCGCAAGTATCTGTACGTACCAACTATTCAGGAGCTAATGCAGATATAATTGAATCACAGATTACGGAACCATTAGAAAAAGCGATAAACTCCATTGACGGTATACGTAATATTACATCTTCTAGTGTACAAGGTTCTAGCTCCATAAGTATTGAGTTTAATTTAGATAAAAACTTGGAGGATGCAGCTAATGACGTAAGGGATAAGGTTTCACAAGCCGTTAGGAGTCTTCCTGATGATTTAGACGCGCCACCAGTAGTTTCTAAATCCGATGCAGATGCACAAAGAATCCTATCCATGACCGTACAAAGTGATGGTAAGAATATTTTGGAACTATCGGATTATGCAGAAAATGTTATAGCACAAAGAATAGAGACCATACCAGGGGTTAGTAGTGTACAAATTTGGGGACAACGTAGGTATGCTATGAGGCTTTGGATAGATCCTTTAAAGCTTTCTTCGTACGGTCTTACAGTAGCAGATGTACAAAATGCATTATTGGCGCAGAATGTGGAACTTCCGTCAGGGAAACTAACAGGAGATAATACAGAATTAACCGTAAAGACAATAGGAAACCTAAATACCGAAGAACAGTTTAACAATATCATTATCATGGCAGATAATGAAAGACTGGTTAGGTTAAGTGATATTGGTAAAGCTACTTTAGAAGGGGAGAATATGGAAACCAAAATGAGTGATTCTGGTCAACCCATGGTCGCAACAGCGGTTATTCCCCAACCAGGCACGAACTACCTAGAAATTGCCGATGCATTTTATGAGGAGTACGAAAAGCTTAAGAAGGATTTGCCCGAGGGCTTTAAATTAAATGTAGTTATTGATGATACCATATTTGTAAGAAGAGCGGTAACAGAGGTAGCAGAAACATTGCTTATTTCAATAGTATTAGTAATCCTTGTAATTTTTCTATTTTTTAGAAACTGGTCTATGGCTATGAGGCCGTTAATAGATATTCCTGTTTCTTTAATTGCTACCTTTTTTGTGATGTGGCTTTTTGGGTATTCAATTAATGTATTAACACTACTTGCCATTGTGCTGGCTACCGGTTTAGTGGTAGATGATGGTATTGTAGTTACCGAAAATATCTATAAAAAGGTGGAAGAGGGCATGAGCCCTATTGAAGCCGCAATAAAAGGTTCTAACGAAATATTCTTTGCAGTAATATCTATTTCGGTAACCTTGGCTGCTGTATTCTTACCTGTAATATTCTTAGAAGGTTTTGTAGGCAGGCTATTTCGCGAATTCGGAGTCGTATTGGGCGCCGCTGTGCTCATATCAGCTTTTGTATCGCTATCATTAACACCTATGTTAAATGCATACCTTATTAAACCCGGTAAGCAAAAGCGATCAAAATTTTATCAAGTAACAGAGAAGTATTTTTTGAAGATGAATCACTCGTATGCAGAATCATTACGTGTTTTCATGAAAAGAAAATGGATGAGTTTTCCTATTTTAATTGGCTGTTTGGGCATAATTGCGCTCTTTTATATATTGCTTCCTAAAGAAACCGCACCTTACGATGATCGAAGTTTTATTCGTTTAAGCGTAGATGCTCCAGAGGGATCATCTTATGAGTATATGGACCGTTTAATGACGGATATAACTGAATTGATAAATGATTCTATACCCGAGAAAAAAGTTAGTTTAGTACTTACTTCGCCAGGTTTTGGGTCTTCATCGGTAAATAGTGGTAGGGCAAATATAGCTTTGGTGGACCCAAGTGAACGAGAGCGTTCTCAAAATGAAATTGCAAATGATTTGGGGGTATGGGCAAAGGCTTATGTCGGCGGCAAGTCTAACGTATCTGAACGACCTACAATTTCTGTAAATAGAAGGGGAGGACCGCCAATTCAATTTATAATTCAGGCACAAAATTTTAAAAAGTTAGAAGAGAGTATACCAGTTTTTATGGCCGAAGCAGAAAATGATGAAACGTTTTCGTTCGTAGATGTAAACTTAAAGTTTAATAAACCAGAAATCTATGTAACCATAGACCGTGAAAAAGCAGAGACTTTAGGTGTTTCTGTTAGGGATGTTGCCCAAACATTACAATTATCATTAAGTGGTCAAAGATTTGGATATTTCTTAATGAACGGAAAACAGTATCAAGTCATTGGTCAATTTGATAAGGAAGATAGGGATGCTCCAATGGATTTAACATCCATATTTGTGAAAAATAAAGACGGGTTATTAATTCAATTGGACAATTTAGTTCAAACATCGGAACATAGTAGTCCGCCCCAACTTTACCATAATAATAGATTTATGGCGGCTACGGTATTTGCTAACTTGGCACCAGGTAAAACGATTAATGATGGTATAGAGGCAATGGAGCGTATTAAGGAGAAAGTCTTGGATGAATCTTTTACAACGGATTTGGGAGGTGAATCTAGAGATTTTGTAGAAAGTGGTTCAAATACCTTATTTGCCTTTGGTCTAGCATTACTATTAATTTTCTTGATACTAGCAGCACAATTTGAAAGTTTTATAGATCCATTTATTATTATTTTAACTGTACCAATGGCGGTAGCGGGAGCCTTATTTTCCCTATGGTTATTTGGCCAATCTTGGAATATTTTCAGTCAAATAGGCACTATAATGCTTATAGGTCTAGTTACTAAAAACGGAATTTTAATTGTAGAATTTGCAAACCAATTACGAGAGCAGGGACTTGAAAAAAGAGATGCTATTTTACAGGCATCAGAATCTAGATTACGGCCAATTTTAATGACAAGTTTAACTATAGCATTAGGGGCATTACCTATTGCATTATCACTTGGGGCCGCATCAACAAGTAGAATAGGTATGGGTGTAGTTATAATTGGAGGTACTATGTTCTCATTAATGTTAACCTTATTTGTCATACCTGCACTTTATATGTTGTGGTCCAGGGAAAAAGTAGAAAGACCAGAATTTAAAGCGCTTGAAACCTATTAA
- a CDS encoding endo-beta-N-acetylglucosaminidase, with protein MKKAILICLVFLSVGIMGYAQEEQYGDNQPYSSYWFVKELLQWSPESDKDAKFNISQVALANRFLNDSIDLDENANKIPGIIALMAPHTTNFHPSQGFSTVKQYAFPFWQYIDYFVQWGGSANEGIIVPPTAFWTDAAHKNGVKSIGTVFFPPNVYGGKEEWVYEFLVRNADGSFPVADKLIEVADTYNFDGWFINQETYDLVGEMGELMQQFIAYYRTQSNLKLVWYDAMIDDSRVIWQDELNNHNQMYFQKGDKNMSDVFFINFRYNEVNLEDSKKAARELGRSEWDLYAGIDVQSKSFKTPVKWDMLYNDGKPNNTSIGIYWSNATFDISETKTPEDVYINEQKFWNGGPSIETRFGSSKWLGFADYFEPRSVINELPFKTNFNYGLGRFYNDKGKTVSEKEWHNLSIQDVLPTWQFKVDSTKVKAAISFDESYEGGSSLYFEGISNADFPLYKTKLNLDQSLNLQVVTKTSGNINLQIYCQLSNGETLTFPLKKSSSWFTNSISIPKRKNILLSKIGLITKGEGKTFLGELSMYYKKEKKPTTSSFTVETFTKENSSELYIHFNEKSENVYHNMYFLNAKNEKVWLGKTTSQDYYISNIPVKNGKINLAVQSESFGGEKGKLIRKLINVSK; from the coding sequence ATGAAGAAAGCTATTTTAATATGTTTGGTGTTTTTAAGTGTTGGGATAATGGGTTATGCTCAAGAAGAACAGTACGGTGATAATCAGCCATATTCTTCATATTGGTTTGTAAAAGAACTATTGCAATGGTCGCCAGAAAGTGATAAAGACGCTAAGTTCAACATCAGTCAAGTAGCATTGGCAAATCGTTTTTTAAATGACTCAATAGATTTAGATGAAAATGCCAATAAAATCCCCGGTATTATAGCATTGATGGCGCCACATACGACCAATTTTCATCCATCGCAAGGGTTTTCAACTGTAAAACAATATGCGTTTCCTTTTTGGCAATACATAGATTATTTCGTGCAATGGGGTGGTTCGGCCAATGAAGGAATCATTGTGCCACCAACGGCATTTTGGACAGATGCCGCACATAAGAATGGAGTAAAGAGTATTGGTACTGTATTTTTTCCGCCCAATGTATATGGGGGGAAAGAAGAATGGGTATACGAATTTCTAGTTAGGAATGCCGACGGGAGTTTTCCCGTAGCAGATAAACTTATTGAAGTTGCCGACACCTATAATTTTGATGGATGGTTCATAAATCAAGAAACGTATGATTTGGTAGGTGAAATGGGGGAGTTAATGCAACAATTTATAGCATATTACAGAACACAATCAAATTTAAAATTGGTGTGGTATGATGCCATGATAGATGATTCTAGGGTAATATGGCAAGATGAGCTGAATAACCACAATCAAATGTATTTTCAAAAAGGGGATAAAAATATGTCCGATGTATTTTTTATCAATTTCAGGTATAATGAAGTCAATTTAGAAGATAGTAAAAAAGCAGCCCGAGAACTGGGTAGAAGCGAGTGGGACCTATATGCAGGTATAGATGTACAATCTAAAAGTTTTAAAACTCCCGTAAAATGGGATATGCTTTATAACGATGGGAAACCAAATAATACATCAATAGGAATATATTGGTCTAATGCTACTTTTGATATATCAGAAACTAAAACACCCGAAGATGTTTATATTAATGAGCAGAAATTCTGGAATGGCGGTCCATCAATCGAAACTAGATTTGGGTCTAGCAAATGGTTGGGTTTTGCAGATTATTTTGAACCACGTAGTGTTATCAACGAATTGCCTTTTAAAACTAATTTTAATTATGGCTTAGGTCGTTTTTATAATGATAAGGGCAAGACTGTTTCTGAAAAAGAGTGGCATAATCTAAGTATACAAGATGTGTTGCCAACCTGGCAATTTAAAGTGGATAGCACCAAGGTAAAGGCGGCAATTAGTTTTGATGAAAGTTATGAAGGCGGTAGCAGTTTGTACTTTGAAGGAATTTCAAATGCAGATTTTCCTTTATACAAAACCAAACTAAATTTAGATCAATCTTTAAACCTTCAGGTGGTAACCAAGACATCTGGGAATATAAATTTGCAAATCTATTGTCAACTATCTAACGGAGAGACTTTGACATTTCCTTTAAAGAAATCTAGTTCATGGTTTACGAATTCTATTTCTATTCCTAAGCGAAAAAATATATTACTATCCAAAATAGGATTAATAACGAAAGGAGAAGGTAAAACATTTCTTGGAGAGCTATCCATGTACTATAAAAAGGAAAAAAAACCTACTACTTCTTCTTTCACTGTAGAGACTTTTACTAAGGAGAATAGCTCAGAATTATATATTCATTTCAATGAAAAATCAGAGAATGTGTATCATAATATGTACTTTTTAAATGCCAAAAATGAAAAAGTCTGGTTAGGTAAAACTACTTCACAAGATTATTATATATCCAACATTCCTGTAAAAAACGGTAAAATTAACTTAGCGGTACAATCTGAAAGTTTTGGAGGTGAAAAAGGCAAATTAATACGTAAACTGATAAATGTTTCTAAATAA
- a CDS encoding fumarylacetoacetate hydrolase family protein translates to MKLIRFGTPQNEKPGVVLENDEWVDISGFGEDYDELFFENDGLARLKSWIDEKGDDLPKIDKSTRLGPPLKKPSKIVCVGLNYAKHAAESGMKVPTEPVLFFKATSAIVGPNDDVIIPKNSKKTDWEVELAVVIGKKASYVEEADAMDYVAGYMLHNDYSEREFQLEKEGQWVKGKSCDTFAPLGPFLATKDEVSNPHDLDLWLKVNGELLQNSNTEDLVFNVPELVSYISQYMTLLPGDIISTGTPFGVGLGFNPPKYLNPGDVVELGIEKLGSSKQVAKAYTK, encoded by the coding sequence ATGAAATTAATACGATTTGGAACACCGCAAAATGAAAAACCGGGTGTAGTACTTGAAAACGACGAATGGGTTGACATCTCTGGGTTTGGTGAAGATTATGATGAATTGTTTTTTGAAAACGATGGCTTGGCCCGACTTAAATCTTGGATTGACGAAAAAGGTGATGACCTTCCAAAAATAGACAAGAGTACCCGTTTAGGTCCTCCTCTAAAAAAACCTTCTAAAATTGTCTGTGTAGGGTTAAATTACGCAAAACATGCTGCTGAAAGCGGAATGAAGGTACCTACAGAACCTGTTTTATTTTTCAAGGCAACTTCTGCAATTGTAGGCCCTAATGATGATGTAATTATTCCTAAAAACAGTAAGAAAACCGATTGGGAAGTTGAGCTAGCCGTTGTCATTGGCAAAAAAGCCAGTTACGTTGAAGAGGCTGATGCTATGGATTATGTTGCTGGTTATATGTTACATAATGACTATAGTGAAAGGGAGTTTCAATTAGAAAAAGAAGGTCAGTGGGTAAAGGGTAAAAGTTGTGACACCTTTGCTCCTTTGGGCCCATTTTTAGCCACTAAGGATGAAGTTAGTAACCCACATGATTTAGATCTTTGGCTTAAAGTAAACGGAGAACTTTTACAAAATAGCAATACAGAAGATTTGGTTTTCAATGTACCAGAATTGGTAAGTTACATCAGTCAATATATGACTTTGTTGCCTGGCGATATCATTTCTACAGGAACGCCCTTTGGTGTTGGCTTAGGTTTTAACCCTCCTAAATACCTTAACCCAGGTGATGTAGTTGAATTGGGAATAGAAAAATTAGGAAGCTCTAAACAAGTTGCCAAGGCATATACAAAATGA
- a CDS encoding SDR family NAD(P)-dependent oxidoreductase, which produces MKFNLKGKNVIITGGGSGIGQAISTTFAAQGANVHILELNADNAKNTVNLIKEQGGQATSYNCNVVDQQQVIEVIEKITTQQDVHILINNAGIAHIGNIEKTAEEDMDRVYNVNVKGPYNCMYALIPSMKKHGGVIINMASIASSVGIDDRFAYSMSKGAILTMTYSIAKDYIKDGIRCNCISPARIHTPFVDGFIKANYPGQEDEMFKNLSATQPIGRMGKPQEVADLALYLCSDEASFITGTDFPIDGGFIKLNG; this is translated from the coding sequence ATGAAGTTTAACCTTAAAGGTAAAAACGTAATAATAACAGGTGGTGGCAGCGGAATTGGTCAAGCAATTTCAACCACATTTGCTGCACAAGGGGCCAATGTTCATATTTTAGAACTAAATGCCGACAATGCAAAAAACACTGTAAATTTAATTAAAGAACAGGGCGGACAAGCAACATCCTATAATTGTAATGTTGTTGATCAGCAGCAAGTAATTGAAGTTATAGAGAAAATTACCACTCAGCAAGATGTGCACATTCTAATAAATAATGCGGGTATAGCCCACATTGGTAACATTGAAAAAACCGCTGAGGAAGATATGGACCGCGTTTACAATGTCAATGTTAAAGGACCGTACAACTGCATGTACGCATTAATACCTAGTATGAAGAAACATGGTGGAGTCATTATTAACATGGCATCGATAGCATCTAGTGTGGGTATTGATGATCGCTTTGCTTATTCCATGAGTAAAGGGGCTATATTAACTATGACATATTCTATTGCAAAAGACTATATTAAAGATGGTATTCGCTGTAACTGTATTTCACCGGCCAGAATTCATACGCCGTTTGTTGACGGATTTATAAAAGCAAATTACCCTGGGCAGGAAGATGAAATGTTCAAAAATCTTTCTGCCACTCAACCTATTGGTAGAATGGGCAAACCACAAGAAGTAGCTGATCTAGCTTTGTACCTTTGCTCAGACGAAGCTTCTTTTATTACTGGAACGGATTTTCCTATTGATGGGGGATTCATAAAACTTAACGGTTAA
- a CDS encoding efflux RND transporter periplasmic adaptor subunit, translating to MKTKYIVYSILLIGIVALIFYRINANSELKAPKSASSSTTTVKGLILHPQKFNDNISLSGTIEANEQIEIRSEVSGVVEHINFQEGSKVAQGQILFKVNDIELQAQLSKVQTAQKLAAENERRAKLLLEKQAISQEEYDIVSADFQSASAESQLIKAQLSKTMVRAPFSGTIGLRSISKGTYVTPVTPIAKLVNTSKLKLTFSIPEKYSSQVTVGSNLTFTTSDSKAEYEAKVYAIEPEVEIATRTLKMRAIAENKEGKLYPGTYANVMLPLEHVDDALMVPSESLIPVQNGKRIFISEAGKAKEIDVEIGARTGNEVRVLTGLKAGDTILTYGVMALKNGTPVKVDLNQPETPKAE from the coding sequence ATGAAAACAAAATACATTGTTTACAGTATATTATTGATAGGAATTGTAGCCTTAATATTTTATCGAATAAATGCCAATAGCGAATTAAAAGCTCCAAAATCAGCATCATCTTCTACTACAACTGTAAAAGGGTTGATATTACATCCCCAGAAGTTTAATGACAATATTTCATTGTCCGGTACTATTGAAGCTAATGAGCAAATTGAAATTAGAAGCGAGGTTTCTGGTGTAGTTGAGCATATCAATTTCCAAGAGGGCAGCAAAGTGGCTCAGGGCCAAATACTATTTAAGGTTAATGATATTGAATTACAGGCGCAATTATCTAAGGTGCAAACAGCCCAAAAGTTAGCTGCTGAAAATGAGCGTAGAGCTAAATTGTTATTAGAAAAGCAAGCTATAAGTCAAGAAGAATATGATATAGTAAGCGCAGATTTTCAATCTGCTAGTGCAGAATCACAACTCATAAAAGCACAACTTTCCAAAACAATGGTAAGAGCACCATTTTCTGGTACGATCGGGTTAAGGTCAATATCTAAAGGAACATATGTAACGCCTGTAACACCAATTGCTAAATTAGTTAACACTAGTAAATTAAAATTAACATTCTCAATTCCAGAAAAGTATAGTTCACAGGTAACAGTAGGGTCTAATTTAACTTTTACTACTTCAGATTCTAAAGCAGAATATGAAGCCAAAGTCTATGCCATAGAGCCTGAAGTGGAGATAGCTACTAGGACTTTAAAAATGCGAGCAATTGCCGAGAATAAGGAAGGTAAATTATACCCTGGTACATATGCCAATGTAATGCTCCCCTTAGAACATGTTGATGATGCTTTAATGGTGCCGTCAGAATCATTGATTCCTGTACAAAACGGAAAACGTATTTTTATTTCTGAAGCAGGTAAGGCAAAAGAAATCGATGTAGAAATTGGAGCAAGAACAGGTAATGAAGTTCGTGTTCTTACTGGTTTAAAAGCAGGTGATACCATTTTAACGTATGGGGTAATGGCTTTAAAAAATGGAACGCCGGTAAAAGTAGATTTAAATCAACCTGAAACACCTAAAGCTGAATAA
- a CDS encoding L-fuconate dehydratase — protein MSNSIIITDVISRDIRFPTSKSLDGSDAMNPDPDYSAAYVILKTNSPDGFEGHGLTFTIGRGNELCTQAIKSLSHLIKGKSLESFTSDLGGFWKMITGDSQLRWLGPEKGVIHLATGAIVNAVWDLYAKVEKKPLWKLLADMTPAELVSCIDFTYITDAITPQQALELLSKKEATKQERIAHLKDKGYPAYTTSAGWLGYSDDKMRRLCREAKESGFKHMKIKVGSDLNDDMRRAAIIREEIGDDLKLMMDANQKWDVDEAITNMESLKKFNPWWIEEPTSPDDILGHAKIAKAVKPIEVATGEHCQNRVIFKQLMQAGAIGICQIDSCRVGGVNEILAILLMAAKFNIPVCPHAGGVGLCEYVQHLSMIDYIAISGSMENRIIEFVDHLHEHFYEPVVIKNGAYMPPKLPGYSITMKEDSLDTYSFPNGAFWKEELKNK, from the coding sequence ATGTCAAACTCTATTATAATTACTGACGTAATATCAAGGGACATCCGCTTCCCTACTAGTAAGTCTTTAGATGGTTCAGATGCTATGAATCCGGATCCAGATTATAGCGCTGCTTACGTAATATTAAAAACAAATTCTCCGGACGGTTTTGAGGGACACGGACTCACCTTTACTATAGGTAGAGGAAATGAACTTTGTACACAGGCTATAAAATCGCTTTCTCATTTAATTAAAGGAAAATCTTTAGAAAGTTTCACCTCAGACTTGGGTGGTTTTTGGAAAATGATTACTGGTGATAGTCAGTTACGCTGGTTAGGTCCAGAAAAAGGGGTTATACATTTGGCAACAGGTGCAATTGTAAATGCTGTTTGGGATTTATATGCCAAAGTAGAAAAGAAACCACTTTGGAAACTATTGGCAGATATGACTCCTGCTGAATTGGTCTCATGTATAGATTTCACTTATATTACTGATGCTATAACACCACAACAAGCTCTTGAGCTTTTAAGTAAAAAAGAAGCTACTAAACAAGAGCGTATTGCTCATTTAAAAGATAAAGGTTACCCTGCGTACACCACTTCTGCGGGTTGGCTAGGTTATTCTGATGATAAAATGAGACGCCTATGTAGAGAAGCAAAAGAAAGTGGTTTTAAACATATGAAAATTAAGGTTGGTTCTGACCTAAATGATGATATGAGACGTGCCGCAATTATTCGTGAAGAAATTGGGGACGATTTAAAACTTATGATGGATGCCAACCAAAAGTGGGATGTTGATGAAGCTATCACCAATATGGAATCACTAAAAAAATTTAATCCTTGGTGGATTGAAGAGCCCACAAGCCCTGATGATATTTTAGGTCATGCAAAAATTGCTAAGGCAGTTAAGCCTATTGAGGTTGCAACTGGCGAACATTGCCAAAACAGAGTTATCTTTAAGCAGCTTATGCAAGCTGGTGCCATTGGTATTTGCCAAATTGATAGTTGTAGGGTTGGTGGCGTAAATGAAATACTGGCTATTTTGTTAATGGCTGCGAAATTTAATATTCCCGTTTGTCCGCATGCCGGCGGGGTTGGTCTATGTGAATATGTACAACACTTATCCATGATAGATTATATAGCTATTAGCGGGTCTATGGAAAATAGGATAATAGAATTCGTGGATCATTTGCACGAGCATTTTTATGAACCAGTGGTTATTAAAAACGGTGCTTATATGCCTCCTAAATTACCAGGATATAGTATTACAATGAAAGAAGATTCTTTAGATACTTATTCTTTTCCCAACGGGGCATTTTGGAAAGAAGAATTAAAGAACAAATAA
- a CDS encoding AraC family transcriptional regulator, translating into MKLHLLDRSSIGNTSITVSQNNYKNFLKVWHFHEELELVYIIKSTGTRFVGDSIEKFEAGEVILIGKNVPHMWLNDEAYFDKHSTLTAQAVSIHFKDNFVGKEFLSLPEMQPISHLLTKASQGIKFLNVTDTIKNELKNLNSLDPAIKITRIIEILSKLEQNKNYTLLSSNGFINTFHQTENKRLNTIYEYVYQNFHTPISSKDVAELANMNASAFSRFFKSTHRKPFTRFLNEIRIGFACKMLLENKESITSIAYACGFGNISNFNRQFKIIKNESPSSFLSQHRKHL; encoded by the coding sequence ATGAAACTTCATTTATTAGATAGGTCCAGTATTGGTAATACATCAATTACGGTATCTCAAAATAATTATAAGAATTTTTTGAAGGTTTGGCATTTTCATGAAGAGCTAGAATTAGTCTATATTATTAAAAGTACCGGAACTCGATTTGTTGGTGATAGTATTGAAAAATTCGAAGCTGGCGAGGTGATATTAATTGGCAAAAATGTGCCACATATGTGGTTAAATGATGAAGCTTATTTCGATAAACATTCTACACTTACAGCACAAGCTGTTTCTATACATTTTAAAGATAATTTCGTTGGTAAAGAGTTTTTATCCCTTCCAGAAATGCAACCCATTTCTCATCTTTTAACGAAAGCATCCCAAGGTATTAAATTTCTCAATGTTACAGATACTATAAAAAATGAATTAAAAAATTTAAATAGTCTTGACCCTGCTATTAAAATAACGAGAATAATTGAAATTTTAAGCAAGCTTGAGCAAAACAAAAATTATACCTTATTATCTAGTAATGGTTTTATCAATACCTTTCATCAAACAGAAAATAAGCGGTTAAATACTATTTACGAATATGTGTATCAAAATTTTCACACACCAATAAGTTCTAAAGATGTTGCAGAATTAGCAAACATGAACGCCTCTGCATTCAGTAGATTTTTTAAGAGCACACATAGAAAACCATTTACCAGATTTTTAAATGAAATACGAATAGGTTTTGCCTGTAAAATGTTACTGGAAAATAAAGAGAGCATCACTTCAATTGCATATGCATGCGGATTCGGAAATATTTCAAACTTTAATCGCCAATTTAAAATTATTAAAAACGAATCTCCTTCTTCATTTTTAAGCCAACATCGAAAACATTTATAA